One Lepus europaeus isolate LE1 chromosome 7, mLepTim1.pri, whole genome shotgun sequence DNA segment encodes these proteins:
- the FOSL1 gene encoding fos-related antigen 1, with protein sequence MYRDFGEAGPSSGAGGAYGGPAQPPAAAQAAAPQKFHLVPGIHAVSGSQEVQWMVQPHFLGPGSYARPLAYPQYSPQQPRPGVIQALGPPPGARRRPSEQISPEEEERRRVRRERNKLAAAKCRNRRKELTDFLQAETDKLEDEKSALQREIEELQKQKERLELVLEAHRPICRIPAAQDSGGPGSPGGPQAQDSGDPGGPGGSSSPPAPCRPVPRISLSPGPLLEPEALHTPTLMTTPSLTPFTPSLVFTYPSTPEPCSSAHRKSSSSSGDPSSDPLGSPTLLAL encoded by the exons ATGTACCGAGACTTCGGGGAAGCCGGACCGAGCTCCGGGGCCGGCGGCGCGTACGGAGGCCCCGCGCAGCCCCCCGCCGCGGCGCAGGCGGCGGCCCCGCAG AAGTTCCACCTTGTGCCCGGCATCCACGCTGTGAGTGGCAGCCAGGAGGTGCAGTGGATGGTGCAGCCTCACTTCCTGGGGCCAGGCAGTTACGCCAGGCCTCTCGCCTACCCCCAGTACAGCCCCCAACAGCCCAGGCCAGGAGTCATCCAGGCTCTGGGGCCGCCTCCAGGAGCACGTCGCCGGCCCAGCGAGCAG atcaGCCCAGAGGAAGAGGAGCGACGCCGAGTGAGGCGGGAGCGGAACAAGCTGGCCGCGGCCAAGTGCAGGAACAGGAGGAAGGAACTGACCGACTTCCTGCAGGCG GAGACGGACAAGCTGGAGGACGAGAAGTCCGCGCTGCAGCGGGAGATCGAGGAgctgcagaagcagaaagagcgCCTGGAGCTGGTGCTGGAAGCCCACCGCCCCATCTGCAGAATCCCAGCAGCACAGGACAGCGGCGGCCCAGGCAGCCCAGGCGGCCCACAAGCCCAGGACAGTGGCGACCCAGGCGGCCCAGGCGGCTCCAGCAGCCCGCCCGCCCCCTGCCGCCCTGTCCCTCGCATCTCCCTCTCCCCGGGGCCCCTGCTCGAGCCCGAGGCACTGCACACCCCCACGCTCATGACCAcgccctccctcactcccttcaCCCCCAGCCTGGTCTTCACCTACCCCAGcacccctgagccctgctcctcCGCCCATcgcaagagcagcagcagcagtggggaTCCGTCCTCGGACCCCCTGGGCTCCCCAACCCTCCTGGCCTTGTGA
- the CCDC85B gene encoding coiled-coil domain-containing protein 85B: protein MEAEPGGLEELTDEEMAALGKEELVRRLRREEAARLAALVQRGRLMQEVNRQLQGHLGEIRELKQLNRRLQAENRELRDLCCFLDSERQRGRRAARQWQLFGTQASRAVREDLGGCWQKLAELEGRQEELLRENLALKELCLALGEEWGPRSGPGGAGGSGAGPAPELALPPCGPRDLGDGSSSTGSVGSPDQLPLACSPDD from the coding sequence ATGGAGGCCGAGCCCGGCGGCCTGGAGGAGCTGACGGACGAGGAGATGGCGGCTCTGGGCAAGGAGGAGCTGGTGCGGCGTCTGCGGCGGGAGGAGGCGGCGCGCCTCGCGGCGCTGGTGCAGCGCGGCCGCCTCATGCAGGAGGTGAACCGGCAGCTGCAGGGTCACCTGGGCGAGATCCGCGAGCTCAAGCAGCTGAACCGGCGCCTGCAGGCCGAGAACCGCGAGCTGCGCGACCTGTGCTGCTTCCTGGACTCGGAGCGCCAGCGCGGGCGCCGCGCCGCGCGCCAGTGGCAGCTCTTCGGGACCCAGGCGTCCCGGGCCGTGCGCGAGGACCTGGGCGGCTGCTGGCAGAAGCTGGCCGAGCTGGAGGGCCGCCAGGAGGAGCTGCTGCGGGAGAACCTGGCGCTGAAGGAGCTGTGCCTGGCGCTGGGCGAGGAGTGGGGCCCCCGCAGCGGCCCCGGCGGCGCGGGGGGCTCCGGCGCCGGGCCGGCCCCCGAGCTCGCCCTGCCCCCCTGCGGGCCCCGCGACCTGGGCGACGGGAGCTCCAGCACCGGCAGCGTGGGCAGCCCCGATCAGCTGCCCCTGGCCTGCTCCCCCGACGACTGA
- the FIBP gene encoding acidic fibroblast growth factor intracellular-binding protein yields MTSELDIFVGNTTLIDEDVYRLWLDGYSVNDAVALRVRSGILEQTGATAAVLQSDTMDHYRTFHMLERLLHAPPKLPHQLIFQIPPSRQALLIERYYAFDEAFVREVLGKKLSKGTKKDLDDISTKTGITLKSCRRQFDNFKRVFKVVEEMRGSLADNIQQHFLLSERLARDYAAIVFFANNRFETGKKKLQYLSFGDFAFCAELMIQNWTLGAVDSQVDDMDMDLDKEFLQDLKELKVLVADKDLLDLHKSLVCTALRGKLGVFSEMEANFKNLSRGLVNVAAKLTHNKDVRDLFVDLVEKFVEPCRSDHWPLSDVRVFLNQYSASVHSLDGFRHQALWDRYMSTLRGCLLRLYHD; encoded by the exons ATGACCAGCGAGCTGGACATCTTCGTGGGGAACACGACCCTCATCGACGAGGACGTGTATCGCCTCTGGCTGGACGGCTACTCAG TGAACGATGCGGTGGCCCTGCGGGTGCGCTCGGGGATCCTGGAGCAGACGGGCGCCACGGCGGCCGTGCTGCAGAGCGACACCATGGACCACTACCGCACCTTCCACATGCTGGAGCGCCTGCTGCACGCGCCGCCCAAGCTGCCGCACCAGCTCATCTTCCAGATCCCGCCCTCGCGGCAGGCGCTGCTCATTGAGAG GTACTACGCCTTCGACGAGGCCTTCGTGCGGGAGGTTCTGGGCAAGAAGCTGTCCAAGGGCACCAAGAAAGACCTGGATGACATCAGCACCAAGACGGGCATCACCCTGAAGAGCTGCCGCAGACAG ttcGACAACTTCAAGCGCGTCTTCAAGGTGGTGGAGGAGATGCGGGGCTCCCTGGCTGACAACATCCAGCAGCACTTCCTGCTCTCCGAGCGCCTGGCCAG GGACTATGCAGCCATTGTCTTCTTTGCCAATAACCGCTTTGAGACGGGGAAGAAGAAGCTGCAGTATCTCAGCTTCGGTGACTTTGCCTTCTGTGCCGAGCTCATGATCCAGAACTGGACCCTCGGAGCTGTCG aCTCCCAGGTGGATGACATGGACATGGACCTAGACAAGGAGTTTCTCCAGGACTTGAAGGAGCTCAAGGTGCTAGTGGCCGACAAGGACCTCCTGGACCTGCACAAGAG CCTGGTGTGCACTGCCCTCCGGGGGAAGCTGGGCGTCTTCTCGGAGATGGAAGCCAACTTCAAG AACCTGTCCCGGGGGCTGGTGAACGTGGCCGCCAAGCTGACCCACAACAAGGACGTCAGGGACCTGTTCGTGGACCTCGTGGAGAAG TTCGTGGAACCCTGCCGCTCCGACCACTGGCCGCTAAGTGACGTGCGGGTCTTCCTCAACCAGTATTCGGCGTCTGTCCACTCCCTGGATGGCTTCCG GCACCAGGCCCTCTGGGACCGCTACATGAGCACCCTGCGTGGCTGCCTCCTGCGTCTCTACCATGACTGA
- the CTSW gene encoding cathepsin W: MAPAARLSCCLLALWVAGLVQVKDALGAQDPGPQPLELKEAFMLFQMQFNHSYASPAEHARRLHIFAHNLARAQRLQEEDLGTAEFGVTRFSDLTEEEFGQLHGHRRAARGVPSVGREVGSEEQGTLLPPTCDWRKAAGVISPIRDQRNCRCCWAMAAAGNIEALWAIRHRHSHSVQVSVQEMLDCGRCGDGCKGGFVWDAFITVLNNSGLASEKDYPFEGTVRAHRCLAKRYKKVAWIQDFLMLRDDEQTIAQYLATQGPITVTINQTLLQHYKKGVIRATPATCDPRTVDHSVLLVGFGRSTAEEEQQAERLRSPSRPRPRHSIPYWILKNSWGPDWGEEGYFRLHRGSNACGITKYPLSARVDRPVKKHPVSCPP, encoded by the exons atggcaccagctgcccggctctcctgctgcctcctggccctgtgggtggcaggcctagTCCAGGTCAAGGATGCCCTCGGGGCCCAG GACCCCGGTccccaaccactggagctgaaGGAAGCCTTCATGTTGTTCCAGATGCAGTTCAACCACAGCTACGCGAGCCCAGCAG AGCATGCTCGCCGCCTGCACATCTTCGCCCACAACCTGGCCCGGGCTCAGCGGCTGCAGGAGGAGGACCTGGGCACAGCCGAGTTCGGGGTGACTCGGTTCAGTGACCTCACAG AGGAGGAGTTTGGCCAGCTCCACGGGCATCGGAGGGCAGCCCGAGGGGTGCCCAGCGTGGGCAGAGAGGTGGGGTCTGAAGAGCAGGGGACGCTGTTGCCCCCCACCTGTGACTGGCGGAAGGCAGCCGGCGTCATCTCGCCCATCAGGGACCAG AGAAACTGCAGATGCTGCTGGGCCATGGCAGCGGCGGGCAACATCGAGGCCCTGTGGGccatcagacacagacacagccacTCGGTGCAAGTGTCGGTGCAAG AGATGCTCGACTGTGGCCGCTGTGGCGACGGTTGCAAGGGCGGCTTCGTCTGGGATGCGTTCATCACCGTCCTCAACAACA GCGGCCTGGCCAGCGAGAAGGACTACCCCTTTGAGGGGACTGTCAGAGCCCACCGGTGCCTGGCCAAGAGGTACAAGAAGGTGGCCTGGATCCAGGACTTCCTCATGCTACGGGACGACGAGCAGA CAATTGCCCAGTACCTGGCCACGCAGGGGCCCATCACCGTGACCATCAACCAGACGCTCCTGCAG CACTACAAGAAGGGTGTGATCAGGGCCACGCCCGCCACCTGTGACCCCCGGACCGTGGACCACTCCGTCCTGCTGGTGGGCTTTGGCCGGAGCACggcggaggaggagcagcaggcagagaggCTGCGGTCCccgtcccgcccccgcccccgccactcCATCCCCTACTGGATCCTGAAGAATTCCTGGGGGCCCGACTGGGGTGAGGAG GGCTACTTCCGGCTGCACCGAGGAAGCAACGCCTGCGGCATCACCAAGTACCCGCTCTCGGCCCGCGTGGACCGGCCCGTGAAGAAGCACCCGGTCTCCTGCCCTCCGTGA